A genomic segment from Pistricoccus aurantiacus encodes:
- a CDS encoding class II fumarate hydratase yields MSETRIERDSMGELEVPSSALYGAQTQRAVNNFPISGQGLPSAFIHAIARIKLAAAQVNRDLELLDGERAETIVSAAKAIIAGKYDDQFPIDVFQTGSGTSSNMNVNEVIAHLASKGDCEVHPNDHVNMGQSSNDVIPTAIHLSAALAVKNRLLPAMQTLKQAIDAKAKEVDGVVKTGRTHLMDAMPIRLSQELGGWSSQVNQAIERLEDGQKRLSRLAQGGTAVGTGINAHPEFAERMAKTLSEQTELDLSPNDSFFASLASQDAAVELSGHLRTYACAIMKISNDLRWMNSGPLAGLGEIELEALQPGSSIMPGKVNPVIPEATAQVAAQVIGLDSAIAVAGQSGNFQLNVMLPLIAHNLHTSLTLLTQASKLLADPTITTFKVREDNVSEPLSRNPILVTALNSVIGYSDAAALAKKAYQAGRPIVDVAEEETDLSREELERLLDPAQLADGGIPK; encoded by the coding sequence ATGAGCGAGACACGTATCGAACGCGACAGCATGGGAGAGCTGGAGGTGCCGTCAAGCGCCCTCTACGGTGCCCAGACCCAGCGAGCGGTGAACAACTTCCCCATCAGCGGCCAGGGGTTGCCGAGCGCCTTCATCCATGCCATCGCTCGCATCAAGCTGGCGGCGGCCCAGGTCAACCGGGATCTGGAACTGCTGGACGGCGAGCGGGCGGAAACGATCGTCAGTGCCGCCAAAGCGATCATCGCCGGCAAGTACGACGATCAGTTTCCCATCGACGTCTTCCAGACCGGCTCCGGCACCTCCTCCAACATGAACGTCAACGAGGTGATCGCGCATCTGGCGTCCAAGGGTGACTGCGAGGTGCATCCCAACGATCACGTCAACATGGGTCAGTCCAGCAACGACGTGATTCCCACCGCGATTCACCTTTCCGCGGCCCTGGCGGTCAAGAATCGTCTGCTGCCGGCGATGCAGACCCTCAAGCAGGCCATCGACGCCAAGGCCAAAGAAGTGGACGGCGTGGTCAAGACCGGCCGCACCCATCTGATGGACGCCATGCCGATCCGGCTCAGCCAGGAGCTCGGCGGCTGGTCCAGCCAGGTCAACCAGGCCATCGAGCGCCTGGAGGACGGCCAGAAGCGATTGTCGCGGCTGGCCCAGGGCGGTACCGCGGTGGGCACCGGCATCAACGCGCATCCGGAATTCGCCGAACGCATGGCCAAGACCCTGAGCGAGCAGACGGAACTCGATCTATCCCCCAACGACAGCTTCTTCGCCAGTCTCGCTTCCCAGGACGCGGCGGTAGAGCTTTCCGGTCACCTGCGCACCTACGCCTGCGCGATCATGAAGATCAGCAACGACCTGCGCTGGATGAATTCCGGGCCCTTGGCAGGACTGGGTGAAATCGAGCTCGAGGCGCTGCAGCCGGGCAGTTCCATCATGCCGGGCAAGGTCAACCCGGTGATTCCCGAGGCTACCGCCCAGGTCGCTGCTCAGGTGATCGGTCTGGATAGCGCTATTGCCGTGGCCGGTCAGAGCGGCAACTTCCAGCTCAACGTCATGCTGCCGCTGATCGCCCATAACCTGCATACCTCGCTGACCCTGCTGACCCAGGCCAGCAAGCTGCTGGCGGACCCGACCATCACTACCTTCAAGGTGCGCGAGGACAACGTCAGCGAGCCGCTCTCCCGCAATCCGATTCTGGTCACCGCCCTCAACTCTGTAATCGGTTACAGCGATGCAGCGGCGCTGGCCAAGAAGGCCTATCAGGCGGGTCGACCGATCGTCGATGTCGCGGAAGAAGAAACCGACCTGAGCCGTGAGGAGCTTGAGCGATTGCTCGATCCGGCGCAGCTGGCGGACGGTGGCATACCGAAATAA
- the hda gene encoding DnaA regulatory inactivator Hda: MKASTPRSGAVRPPSGHQLPLRVGLRDTATFANFHPGANASLVEALRNQFDSRGEPFVFLWGGESVGRSHLLQAACHQASARDLRALYLPLEELGHFPPLMLENIERLDLVAIDDLECVLGRSRWEEALFHCFNRLRDADKRLIVSARAAPRQLAVKLPDLASRLGWGVTFHVQSLDDPGRLEALKLRARDRGMSLSEEVARYILHRGPRRLDELFAMLESLDHASLSAQRKLTIPFVKRVLGW, encoded by the coding sequence TTGAAAGCGTCGACGCCTCGTTCCGGCGCCGTTCGGCCGCCGTCGGGTCATCAGCTGCCACTTCGGGTCGGCCTGCGCGATACCGCGACCTTCGCCAACTTTCATCCCGGCGCCAATGCTTCCCTGGTCGAGGCGTTGCGAAACCAGTTCGACTCCCGGGGCGAGCCTTTCGTTTTCCTGTGGGGAGGCGAAAGCGTCGGACGCAGTCACCTGCTGCAGGCCGCCTGCCACCAGGCCAGCGCTCGAGATCTGCGCGCCCTCTATCTTCCCCTGGAAGAGCTGGGACACTTTCCGCCGCTGATGCTCGAGAACATCGAACGTCTCGATCTGGTGGCCATCGACGATCTGGAGTGCGTGCTGGGCCGCAGCCGCTGGGAGGAGGCGTTGTTTCACTGCTTCAACCGGCTGCGGGACGCGGACAAGCGGCTGATCGTTTCCGCCCGGGCGGCGCCCCGCCAGCTCGCTGTAAAGCTGCCGGACCTGGCGTCCCGGCTCGGCTGGGGCGTCACCTTTCATGTGCAGTCCCTGGACGACCCGGGGCGTCTGGAGGCGCTCAAGCTGCGGGCGCGGGACCGGGGCATGAGCTTGTCGGAGGAAGTCGCCCGCTACATCCTGCATCGCGGCCCCAGGCGACTGGATGAGCTCTTTGCAATGCTCGAGTCCCTCGATCATGCCTCTCTTTCCGCCCAGCGCAAGCTGACCATCCCCTTCGTCAAGCGGGTGCTGGGCTGGTGA
- a CDS encoding AI-2E family transporter: protein MPRKWWILAATVALIWLMILIEPILMPFFVSMVLAYLGDPLADRLEAWGLSRRLAVSVVFLVLTLIFGLALLFIVPILGRQLGQLLEALPLVYLWIQNTAVPWVQSLTGFDLGTDIDNMRQILVDNWKETGSVAATLLAQVSRSGLALVALIGNLALIPVVTFYLLLDWDRMTANLRACLPRNWEPEIVRLAKQCDEVLSSFLRGQLLVMLCLGIIYAVGLTLLGVRFGVLIGLLAGLASIVPYLGVIVGISVAALVAFFQFESLLILLGVGGVFAFGQMMESVVLQPKLLGDKIGLHPVAVIFAVLAGGQLFGFTGVLLALPVAAVVMVLLRYLLERYKGSDLYGSKNRKNMSAKEPS from the coding sequence ATGCCTAGAAAGTGGTGGATACTCGCCGCGACGGTGGCCTTGATATGGCTGATGATACTGATCGAGCCGATTTTGATGCCGTTTTTCGTCAGCATGGTACTGGCTTATCTCGGCGATCCCCTGGCGGACCGTCTGGAAGCCTGGGGGCTGTCCCGACGCCTGGCGGTCAGCGTGGTCTTTCTGGTGTTGACGCTGATCTTCGGGCTTGCCCTGCTGTTCATCGTGCCGATTCTCGGGCGCCAGCTAGGGCAGCTGCTCGAGGCGCTGCCGCTTGTCTATCTGTGGATTCAGAACACCGCGGTGCCTTGGGTGCAGTCCCTGACCGGTTTCGACCTGGGCACGGATATCGACAACATGCGCCAGATACTCGTCGACAACTGGAAGGAAACCGGCAGCGTCGCAGCGACTCTGCTCGCTCAGGTCTCCCGCTCCGGCCTGGCGCTGGTGGCGCTGATCGGCAATCTGGCGTTGATTCCGGTAGTCACCTTCTATCTGCTGCTCGACTGGGATCGCATGACCGCCAACCTGCGCGCCTGCCTGCCGCGCAACTGGGAGCCGGAAATTGTTCGCCTGGCAAAACAATGCGACGAGGTGCTGTCGTCCTTCCTGCGCGGACAGCTGCTGGTGATGCTGTGTCTGGGCATCATCTACGCGGTGGGCCTGACGCTTCTGGGGGTGCGCTTTGGGGTGCTGATCGGCCTGCTGGCCGGGCTTGCCAGCATCGTGCCCTATCTCGGGGTGATCGTCGGCATCAGCGTGGCCGCCCTGGTCGCTTTCTTTCAGTTCGAGAGCCTGCTGATTCTCCTAGGGGTGGGCGGTGTCTTCGCCTTCGGCCAGATGATGGAAAGCGTGGTGCTTCAGCCGAAACTGCTGGGAGACAAGATCGGCCTGCACCCGGTGGCGGTGATCTTCGCCGTGCTGGCCGGCGGCCAGCTGTTCGGCTTCACCGGCGTGCTGCTGGCCCTGCCGGTAGCCGCGGTGGTAATGGTGTTGCTGCGCTATCTGCTGGAGCGCTACAAGGGAAGCGATCTTTACGGCTCAAAAAACCGCAAGAACATGTCCGCCAAGGAGCCGTCTTGA
- the purM gene encoding phosphoribosylformylglycinamidine cyclo-ligase, with protein MTPDHPSSSNGAGSNPRPSLSYRDAGVDIDAGNALVERIKGVAKRTTRPEVLGGLGGFGALCELPGGYREPVLVSGTDGVGTKLRLAMDFGRHDTIGIDLVAMCVNDLVVAGAEPLFFLDYYATGKLDVEIAADVVTGIGEGCAQAGCALVGGETAEMPGMYAGNDYDLAGFCVGVVEKSEIIDGSRVSEGDVLLGLASSGPHSNGYSLIRKILEISGQPLDTQVDGVALRDALLAPTRIYVKALLSLIRESDVAVHGLCHITGGGLSENLPRVLPEHLAAHLDTQAWPRPEVFDWLQRQGNVAAEEMYRVLNCGIGMVAVVPGEQAEQAIRHLREQGESVYRLGSIVERDGDGPQVLLENL; from the coding sequence ATGACCCCCGATCATCCTTCTTCTTCCAACGGCGCCGGTTCGAACCCGAGGCCCTCGCTCAGCTACAGGGATGCCGGAGTGGATATCGATGCCGGCAACGCCTTGGTGGAGCGTATCAAGGGCGTCGCCAAGCGCACCACGCGCCCGGAAGTGCTGGGCGGCCTGGGAGGATTCGGCGCCCTGTGCGAACTGCCCGGCGGCTACCGGGAGCCGGTACTGGTCTCCGGCACCGACGGGGTGGGCACCAAGCTGCGCCTGGCGATGGATTTCGGCCGACACGATACCATCGGTATCGATCTGGTGGCGATGTGCGTCAACGACCTGGTCGTAGCCGGCGCTGAGCCGCTGTTCTTCCTCGACTATTACGCCACCGGCAAGCTCGATGTGGAAATCGCCGCGGACGTGGTCACGGGCATCGGCGAAGGCTGCGCCCAGGCGGGCTGCGCCCTGGTGGGCGGCGAAACCGCGGAGATGCCCGGCATGTACGCGGGCAACGACTACGACCTGGCGGGGTTCTGCGTCGGCGTGGTGGAGAAATCCGAGATCATCGACGGCAGCCGGGTGAGCGAAGGCGACGTGCTGCTGGGGCTTGCCTCTTCCGGTCCGCATTCCAACGGCTACTCGCTGATTCGCAAGATTCTCGAGATCAGCGGCCAGCCGCTGGATACCCAGGTAGATGGCGTGGCGCTGCGAGACGCCCTGCTGGCGCCGACGCGCATCTACGTCAAGGCGCTGCTGTCCTTGATTCGTGAAAGCGACGTTGCAGTACACGGCCTGTGCCATATCACCGGCGGCGGCCTGAGCGAGAACCTGCCTCGAGTGCTGCCGGAGCACTTGGCGGCGCACCTCGACACCCAGGCCTGGCCGCGACCCGAGGTCTTCGACTGGCTCCAGCGGCAGGGCAACGTGGCCGCGGAGGAAATGTATCGCGTGCTCAACTGCGGTATCGGCATGGTGGCGGTGGTGCCCGGAGAACAGGCGGAGCAGGCTATTCGCCACCTGCGGGAACAAGGCGAAAGCGTTTATCGCCTAGGTAGCATCGTCGAGCGTGACGGAGACGGCCCTCAAGTGCTGCTCGAGAATCTGTGA
- the purN gene encoding phosphoribosylglycinamide formyltransferase → MNTDNRQGFDPESVGRRRVVVLISGNGSNLQALIDAQSYDELGGEIVAVISNQVDAHGLKRAKDAGIDAVALPHREYESRDAFDGALIKVIERHEPDLVVLAGFMRILSPRFVARFAGRLLNIHPSLLPAYTGLNTHARVLADGALEHGASVHFVTDELDGGPVAIQAALKVEPGDDEETLKRKIHAREHLIYPIAVRWFLEGRLKLDEEGHATLDGTKLPPQGLRLSHEDALEELDEDE, encoded by the coding sequence ATGAACACGGACAATCGTCAAGGATTCGACCCGGAAAGCGTCGGGCGTCGTCGGGTGGTGGTGTTGATTTCCGGCAACGGCAGCAACCTGCAGGCGCTCATCGACGCTCAGTCCTACGATGAACTGGGCGGCGAGATCGTCGCGGTGATTTCCAATCAGGTGGATGCCCATGGTCTCAAGCGCGCCAAGGACGCGGGTATCGACGCGGTCGCCCTGCCCCACCGCGAATACGAAAGCCGTGACGCCTTCGATGGCGCCTTGATCAAGGTGATCGAACGCCACGAGCCGGACCTGGTGGTACTGGCGGGCTTCATGCGCATCCTGAGCCCACGCTTCGTTGCCCGCTTCGCCGGCAGGCTCTTGAATATTCATCCTTCCCTGCTACCTGCCTACACCGGCTTGAACACTCACGCCCGGGTGCTGGCGGATGGCGCACTGGAACACGGCGCCAGCGTCCATTTCGTCACCGACGAGCTGGATGGCGGCCCGGTGGCCATCCAGGCGGCGCTCAAGGTCGAGCCCGGCGATGATGAAGAAACGCTCAAGCGGAAGATTCACGCCCGAGAACACCTGATCTACCCGATCGCGGTGCGCTGGTTTCTCGAAGGAAGACTGAAACTCGATGAGGAAGGTCACGCCACACTGGACGGCACGAAGCTGCCGCCCCAGGGGTTAAGGCTTTCTCACGAGGACGCGCTCGAGGAGTTGGACGAAGACGAATGA
- the lipA gene encoding lipoyl synthase, with protein MTETTAVSSDKAAIQAAAIKAAAAKAARAKQARAERGVKLRGAEKVARIPVKIIPTETLPKKPEWLRVRMPISTEVTRIKNTVRKHGLHTVCEEASCPNLGECFNGGTATFMVMGDICTRRCPFCDVAHGRPNALNEKEPRELAEAIAEMRLKYVVVTSVDRDDLRDGGAQHIANCIREIRNDSPHIEIEVLVPDFRGRMEVALDILEQTPPDVFNHNLETVPSLYRRVRPGADYQWSLDLLKGYKARRSEVLTKSGLMLGVGETDEQVIEVMHDLRAHNVDMLTLGQYMQPSRNHLPVDRWVHPKSFDWFAEQGKAMGFTHVASGPLVRSSYHADKQAHGVEVK; from the coding sequence ATGACCGAGACGACTGCCGTATCCTCCGATAAAGCCGCCATCCAGGCCGCTGCCATAAAAGCCGCCGCCGCCAAGGCCGCGCGTGCCAAGCAGGCGCGGGCGGAACGCGGTGTCAAGCTGCGTGGCGCCGAGAAGGTGGCGCGTATTCCGGTCAAGATAATTCCTACCGAGACGCTGCCCAAGAAACCCGAGTGGCTGCGGGTGCGTATGCCGATTTCAACGGAAGTCACGCGCATCAAGAACACCGTTCGCAAGCATGGCCTGCACACGGTTTGCGAGGAAGCCTCCTGTCCCAACCTGGGGGAGTGCTTCAACGGCGGCACCGCGACCTTCATGGTCATGGGGGATATCTGTACTCGCCGCTGTCCCTTCTGCGACGTGGCTCACGGCCGCCCCAATGCCCTCAACGAAAAGGAGCCGCGAGAGCTGGCGGAAGCCATCGCCGAGATGCGCCTCAAGTACGTGGTGGTGACCTCCGTGGACCGGGACGATCTACGCGACGGCGGCGCGCAGCACATTGCCAACTGCATTCGCGAGATTCGCAACGACAGCCCCCATATCGAAATCGAGGTGCTGGTGCCGGATTTCCGCGGACGCATGGAAGTGGCGCTGGATATTCTCGAGCAGACGCCGCCGGATGTGTTCAATCACAATCTGGAAACCGTGCCCTCACTGTATCGCCGGGTGCGCCCCGGGGCGGACTACCAGTGGTCCCTGGACCTGCTGAAAGGCTACAAGGCTCGCCGCTCGGAAGTGCTGACCAAGTCCGGCCTGATGCTGGGGGTCGGCGAAACCGACGAGCAGGTGATCGAGGTGATGCACGACCTGCGCGCTCACAATGTCGACATGCTGACGCTGGGGCAATACATGCAGCCCTCTCGCAACCATCTGCCTGTGGATCGCTGGGTACACCCGAAGTCCTTCGACTGGTTCGCGGAGCAGGGCAAGGCGATGGGCTTCACTCACGTGGCCTCCGGCCCGCTAGTGCGTTCTTCCTATCACGCGGACAAGCAGGCTCACGGCGTCGAGGTCAAATAG
- the lipB gene encoding lipoyl(octanoyl) transferase LipB: MEFDVYRLGCQPYETVWRAMREFTDQRDANSRDQLWLVEHWPVFTQGQAGRPEHLLLPGDIPVVQTDRGGQVTYHGPGQLVLYPLLNVKRLHLGVRELVSALENAVIAALSEQDVEARARRDAPGVYVGDAKIASLGLRIRRGCSFHGVAFNVDMDLSPFSRINPCGYAGLEMTQLADLISNSPNMTQEATRLIRCFTDTLNHSFHAPITLVEERDMPPSLTASAALSRTAG, encoded by the coding sequence ATGGAATTCGATGTCTATCGTCTGGGCTGTCAGCCCTACGAGACGGTCTGGCGGGCCATGCGTGAATTCACGGATCAGCGCGATGCGAATTCACGAGATCAGCTATGGCTGGTGGAGCATTGGCCGGTATTCACTCAGGGCCAGGCCGGGCGCCCGGAACATCTGCTGTTGCCTGGCGATATCCCCGTGGTGCAGACGGATCGCGGCGGGCAAGTGACCTATCACGGGCCCGGCCAGCTGGTGCTGTATCCGCTGCTGAACGTCAAGCGTCTGCATCTGGGCGTGCGCGAACTGGTCAGCGCTCTGGAGAACGCGGTGATTGCCGCGCTTTCGGAACAGGATGTGGAAGCTCGAGCGCGTCGGGATGCGCCGGGCGTCTATGTGGGTGATGCCAAGATCGCTTCCCTGGGGCTGCGGATTCGCCGCGGTTGCAGCTTTCACGGCGTCGCGTTCAATGTCGATATGGATCTTTCGCCGTTTTCGCGAATCAATCCTTGTGGCTACGCCGGTCTCGAAATGACCCAACTGGCGGATCTGATATCAAATTCGCCGAATATGACACAGGAAGCCACGCGGCTGATACGCTGTTTCACCGACACGCTCAATCATTCATTTCACGCTCCTATCACTCTTGTTGAAGAGCGCGACATGCCGCCAAGCCTGACGGCGTCCGCCGCGCTTTCACGAACCGCGGGATAA
- a CDS encoding HP0495 family protein, giving the protein MTHQPSKDSLRDLRLETAKGSSPKVTFPCAYSLKVVGDAGDDFVDLVTAIVLRHDPTFDPADAQVVDSRNGRFQSVRLTINASGEAQLKALFDELKATGQVHMVI; this is encoded by the coding sequence ATGACGCATCAGCCTTCCAAGGATTCATTGCGAGATCTGCGTCTGGAAACCGCCAAGGGAAGCTCGCCCAAGGTGACCTTCCCCTGCGCCTATTCTCTCAAGGTGGTGGGCGATGCGGGGGATGATTTCGTCGATCTGGTGACGGCCATTGTCCTTCGTCACGATCCGACATTCGACCCCGCCGACGCTCAGGTGGTGGACAGTCGCAACGGCAGGTTCCAGTCCGTGCGCCTGACCATCAATGCCAGCGGGGAAGCCCAGCTCAAGGCGTTGTTCGACGAATTGAAAGCCACCGGCCAGGTGCATATGGTGATATGA
- a CDS encoding D-alanyl-D-alanine carboxypeptidase family protein, translating into MSVFSSFTAARRLVPAALLSLLTLTLPVQAQQVDKLPSMVPSPPSLAASSWILMDAASGEVLIEHNADEALPPASLTKLMTAYLVEHEIENGKLSAEDQVSISVNAWRTGGSKMFIQEGTQVSVDDLLKGVIIQSGNDASVALAEHIAGGESAFADLMNQQARRIGMDNTHFMNATGLPDEDHYASARDLARLSRHIINDYPAHYALYSEKYFTYNDIRQPNRNLLLWRDNSVDGLKTGHTEAAGYCLVASAKRDDMRLISVVMGTKSTEARAQETQKLLSYGFRFFEPLDVYEQDAVLATPRVWGGSEDTVRVGVDQAVKLVVPRGKSEAVTTSLDLPASLDAPIEAGQELGTLEIKLDDKVIETRPLLALEGVEEGGFFKRLLDTVRKFFAGLFD; encoded by the coding sequence ATGAGTGTGTTTTCGTCTTTCACGGCCGCGCGCCGCCTCGTACCGGCTGCCTTGCTGAGCCTGCTGACGCTGACGTTGCCGGTACAGGCCCAGCAGGTGGACAAGTTGCCCAGCATGGTGCCGTCACCGCCGAGCCTGGCGGCGTCCTCCTGGATATTGATGGACGCGGCAAGCGGCGAGGTGCTGATCGAGCACAACGCGGACGAGGCGCTGCCGCCGGCCAGCCTGACCAAGCTGATGACTGCCTATCTGGTGGAGCATGAAATCGAAAATGGCAAGCTGAGCGCGGAGGATCAGGTCAGCATCAGTGTCAACGCCTGGCGTACCGGCGGCTCCAAGATGTTCATTCAGGAAGGCACCCAGGTCAGCGTCGATGATCTGCTCAAGGGCGTGATCATCCAGTCTGGCAACGATGCCAGCGTCGCCCTGGCGGAGCATATCGCCGGCGGCGAGTCCGCCTTCGCGGATCTGATGAATCAGCAGGCGCGCCGTATCGGAATGGACAACACGCACTTCATGAATGCCACCGGCCTGCCCGACGAGGATCACTATGCCTCGGCTCGCGATCTGGCGCGGCTTTCTCGACACATCATCAATGACTATCCGGCGCACTACGCGCTCTATTCCGAGAAATACTTCACCTACAACGACATTCGCCAGCCCAACCGCAACCTGTTGCTGTGGCGGGACAACAGCGTCGACGGCCTGAAAACCGGCCATACGGAAGCAGCGGGTTATTGTCTGGTGGCCTCCGCCAAGCGTGATGACATGCGGTTGATCTCCGTGGTCATGGGCACCAAATCCACGGAAGCCCGCGCTCAGGAAACCCAGAAACTCCTGAGCTACGGTTTCCGCTTCTTCGAGCCCCTGGACGTCTACGAGCAGGACGCGGTGCTGGCGACGCCCCGGGTCTGGGGCGGCAGTGAAGATACCGTAAGGGTGGGCGTCGATCAGGCGGTCAAGCTGGTGGTTCCCCGGGGCAAGAGCGAGGCGGTGACAACGAGCCTTGATTTGCCGGCGTCCTTGGACGCGCCCATCGAGGCCGGACAGGAGCTAGGCACCCTGGAAATCAAACTCGACGACAAGGTGATTGAAACCCGTCCCTTGCTTGCGCTGGAAGGCGTCGAGGAGGGCGGTTTCTTCAAGCGCCTGCTCGACACAGTACGCAAGTTTTTTGCTGGCCTGTTTGATTAA
- a CDS encoding septal ring lytic transglycosylase RlpA family protein: MKAILILLGAATLLAGCSGGGGTRPDTADKPVDAGGRYAMQSDAYPELPPDVAKVPNAVPRVEPRAAGGNKPVYSVWGKTYRVLDDASGYSRQGTASWYGEKFQGYATASGDIYDMYEMTAAHKTLPLPTYARVTNLDNQRSVIVRINDRGPFHEDREIDLSYAAAAKLDILGRGTGRVQVDAIDPVAWQAARRQDAGPGVVAATPPPAETRPAQSASSTAGAPVYLQVAALGSMDSARSLKARLQNELSTPVRVESDERLHRVQVGPVNGPGELEPLRATLRQAGFPKTLVIDTAR, translated from the coding sequence ATGAAAGCCATCTTGATTTTGCTCGGGGCCGCGACGCTGCTGGCGGGCTGTTCCGGGGGCGGCGGTACGCGCCCGGACACGGCGGACAAGCCCGTCGACGCCGGCGGACGCTACGCCATGCAAAGCGACGCTTACCCGGAGCTTCCCCCGGACGTGGCCAAGGTGCCGAACGCGGTGCCCCGGGTAGAGCCTAGAGCCGCCGGCGGCAACAAGCCGGTCTACAGCGTCTGGGGAAAGACCTACCGCGTGCTCGATGATGCCAGCGGCTACAGCCGTCAGGGCACCGCTTCCTGGTATGGCGAGAAGTTTCAGGGTTACGCCACCGCCAGCGGCGATATCTACGACATGTACGAGATGACCGCCGCCCACAAGACGCTGCCGCTACCCACCTATGCCCGGGTCACCAATCTGGACAACCAGCGTTCGGTGATCGTGCGTATCAACGATCGCGGACCGTTTCACGAGGATCGCGAAATCGATCTGTCCTACGCGGCGGCGGCGAAGCTGGATATCCTCGGTCGCGGCACAGGCCGGGTGCAGGTGGACGCCATCGACCCGGTCGCCTGGCAGGCTGCTCGTCGGCAGGACGCCGGGCCCGGGGTCGTCGCCGCCACGCCGCCACCGGCGGAAACTCGCCCCGCCCAGTCGGCGTCTTCCACCGCCGGCGCCCCGGTCTATCTTCAGGTGGCGGCGCTTGGTTCCATGGATAGCGCCCGTTCGCTGAAGGCGCGGCTGCAGAACGAGCTCTCCACGCCGGTACGGGTGGAAAGCGACGAGCGTCTGCATCGAGTGCAGGTGGGGCCGGTCAACGGCCCCGGTGAACTCGAACCGCTGCGCGCGACCCTGCGTCAGGCGGGATTTCCCAAAACCCTGGTCATCGATACGGCACGCTAG
- the mltB gene encoding lytic murein transglycosylase B: MLKGKARMLDIARLSLMLLCLAPLSVALGADADAEKNFDPEKQPPVKALVDSLSTQGLSRNWLEAVMKEAHYRQEVLDAMAGAAERNLRWDEYRNIFMKPARILRGAAFIATHKNAFDRAREEYGVPAEFIAAILGVETDYGRVTGKHRVLDSLATLAFHHPQRGGFFRRELAAFLTISHDEEVDPATLKGSYAGAMGYPQFIPTSYQAYAVDFDGDGHRDLWHNPVDAIGSIANYFAVHGWREEEGVVLDAQGPEELPRDVAFNQTKPPYATLASLGEKGIVPAGPEPLAADRQVIPLALDYADDQYRYRLGLNNFYVITRYNHSHLYAMAVCELADAIAQLREKAETLSQPQPGKMQGANS; encoded by the coding sequence ATGTTGAAAGGCAAGGCGCGGATGCTGGACATTGCACGGCTATCCTTGATGCTGTTATGCCTCGCGCCGCTAAGTGTCGCACTGGGGGCTGATGCGGATGCAGAAAAGAACTTCGACCCTGAAAAGCAGCCGCCGGTGAAAGCGCTGGTCGATAGCCTGAGCACCCAGGGCCTGTCCCGAAACTGGCTTGAAGCCGTCATGAAAGAGGCGCATTACCGTCAGGAAGTGCTCGACGCCATGGCTGGTGCCGCGGAGCGTAATCTGCGCTGGGACGAATATCGCAATATCTTCATGAAGCCGGCACGCATTCTGCGTGGCGCTGCGTTCATCGCCACTCACAAGAACGCCTTCGACCGCGCCCGAGAGGAATATGGCGTGCCCGCGGAATTCATCGCCGCCATCCTGGGGGTGGAAACCGACTATGGCCGAGTGACCGGCAAGCATCGAGTGCTCGACTCCTTGGCGACCCTGGCGTTTCACCATCCGCAGCGCGGCGGCTTCTTTCGCCGCGAACTGGCGGCCTTTCTGACCATCTCTCACGATGAGGAGGTAGATCCCGCCACGCTTAAGGGATCCTACGCCGGGGCCATGGGCTATCCGCAGTTCATTCCCACCAGCTATCAGGCCTACGCGGTGGATTTCGACGGCGACGGCCATCGTGACCTGTGGCATAACCCGGTGGATGCCATCGGCAGCATCGCCAACTATTTCGCCGTGCACGGCTGGCGAGAGGAAGAGGGGGTGGTGCTGGACGCCCAGGGGCCAGAGGAGTTGCCTCGGGACGTCGCCTTCAACCAGACCAAGCCCCCCTACGCGACCCTGGCGAGTCTAGGTGAAAAAGGCATCGTTCCGGCCGGGCCGGAACCGCTGGCTGCGGATCGCCAGGTCATTCCCCTGGCGCTGGATTACGCCGACGATCAATATCGCTATCGGCTCGGGTTGAACAACTTCTACGTGATTACCCGCTATAACCATAGCCATCTCTATGCCATGGCGGTGTGCGAACTGGCGGATGCCATCGCCCAGTTGCGCGAGAAGGCGGAGACGCTGAGCCAGCCCCAACCGGGCAAAATGCAAGGAGCCAACTCATGA